The proteins below come from a single Mustela nigripes isolate SB6536 chromosome 14, MUSNIG.SB6536, whole genome shotgun sequence genomic window:
- the TSPAN1 gene encoding tetraspanin-1 isoform X2, with product MQCFSFLKTMMILFNFLIFLCGVALLAVGIWVSIDGSSFLKIFGPLSSSAMQFVNVGYFLIAAGAVLFALGFLGCYGAQTENKCALMMFFLILLLIFIAEVAAAVVALVYTTMAEHFLTLLVVPAIKQDYGSQKDFTQVWNTTMEGLKCCGFNNYTDFEGSPYFMKNHTFPPYCCADNGNGTAVEPCTEEKAKDKTVQGCFSQLLYDIRTNAATVGGVAAGIGGLELAAMIVSMYLYCNLK from the exons ATGCAGTGTTTCAGCTTCCTTAAGACCATGATGATCctcttcaatttcctcatcttt CTATGTGGTGTTGCCCTGTTGGCCGTGGGCATCTGGGTGTCGATTGACGGGTCGTCTTTCCTGAAGATCTTCGGGCCGCTGTCGTCCAGTGCCATGCAGTTCGTCAACGTGGGCTACTTCCTCATCGCTGCCGGTGCTGTGCTCTTCGCTCTCGGTTTCCTGGGCTGCTACGGTGCTCAGACTGAGAACAAGTGTGCCCTCATGATG TTCTTCCtgatcctcctcctcatcttcatCGCGGAGGTGGCAGCTGCTGTGGTCGCCCTGGTGTACACCACCATG GCTGAGCACTTCCTGACGTTGCTGGTAGTGCCCGCCATCAAGCAAGACTACGGTTCCCAGAAGGACTTCACCCAAGTGTGGAACACCACCATGGAAGGG cTCAAGTGCTGTGGCTTCAACAACTACACAGATTTTGAGGGCTCTCCCTACTTCATGAAGAACCATACCTTTCCCCCGTACTGCTGTGCCGACAACGGAAATGGCACCGCTGTAGAACCCTGCACTGAGGAGAAGGCGAAGGACAAGACTGTACAG gGTTGTTTCAGCCAGCTTCTGTATGACATCCGGACCAACGCTGCCACTGTGGGTGGTGTGGCAGCTGGAATTGGAGGCTTGGAG CTGGCTGCCATGATCGTGTCCATGTATCTGTACTGCAACCTGAAATAG
- the TSPAN1 gene encoding tetraspanin-1 isoform X1 has product MRHDPGDDGGDGEKWMKDKALRWRLRDGRRGEVNRSFEDKAHVSGLSNPGDVLQAAAYPMRLQLWLELDIDVWKSQDRKQSVKPWERGRALCKTRLTKSMWRNGHLEAARERATRGKQEAHDLRQLCGVALLAVGIWVSIDGSSFLKIFGPLSSSAMQFVNVGYFLIAAGAVLFALGFLGCYGAQTENKCALMMFFLILLLIFIAEVAAAVVALVYTTMAEHFLTLLVVPAIKQDYGSQKDFTQVWNTTMEGLKCCGFNNYTDFEGSPYFMKNHTFPPYCCADNGNGTAVEPCTEEKAKDKTVQGCFSQLLYDIRTNAATVGGVAAGIGGLELAAMIVSMYLYCNLK; this is encoded by the exons aTGAGGCATGACCCTGGAGATGACGGTGGGGACGgggaaaaatggatgaaggacaaaGCCCTCAGATGGCGGCTGAGGGACGGAAGGAGGGGTGAGGTAAACAGAAGCTTTGAAGATAAAGCCCATGTCTCTGGTCTGAGCAACCCAGGGGATGTCCTCCAGGCAGCTGCGTACCCAATGCGGTTGCAGCTCTGGTTGGAGCTGGACATAGATGTTTGGAAGTCACAGGACCGCAAACAGTCAGTGAAACCATGGGAGCGGGGAAGAGCACTCTGCAAAACCCGACTTACAAAGAGTATGTGGAGAAATGGTCACCTGGAAGCAGCTAGAGAAAGAGCaacaagaggaaaacaagaaGCCCACGATCTCAGACAG CTATGTGGTGTTGCCCTGTTGGCCGTGGGCATCTGGGTGTCGATTGACGGGTCGTCTTTCCTGAAGATCTTCGGGCCGCTGTCGTCCAGTGCCATGCAGTTCGTCAACGTGGGCTACTTCCTCATCGCTGCCGGTGCTGTGCTCTTCGCTCTCGGTTTCCTGGGCTGCTACGGTGCTCAGACTGAGAACAAGTGTGCCCTCATGATG TTCTTCCtgatcctcctcctcatcttcatCGCGGAGGTGGCAGCTGCTGTGGTCGCCCTGGTGTACACCACCATG GCTGAGCACTTCCTGACGTTGCTGGTAGTGCCCGCCATCAAGCAAGACTACGGTTCCCAGAAGGACTTCACCCAAGTGTGGAACACCACCATGGAAGGG cTCAAGTGCTGTGGCTTCAACAACTACACAGATTTTGAGGGCTCTCCCTACTTCATGAAGAACCATACCTTTCCCCCGTACTGCTGTGCCGACAACGGAAATGGCACCGCTGTAGAACCCTGCACTGAGGAGAAGGCGAAGGACAAGACTGTACAG gGTTGTTTCAGCCAGCTTCTGTATGACATCCGGACCAACGCTGCCACTGTGGGTGGTGTGGCAGCTGGAATTGGAGGCTTGGAG CTGGCTGCCATGATCGTGTCCATGTATCTGTACTGCAACCTGAAATAG